The following are encoded together in the Microterricola viridarii genome:
- a CDS encoding alpha/beta fold hydrolase, with protein MDEQATDPAVAADAELPDFDWATLPDGVTATTFAAPSGPLAMISHGDPAAPPVLLVPGATGSKEDFVLMLPVLAAAGYFALSFDLAGQYESVLAGPENLDPPREHYDYELFVDDLLAVLADVGRPAHIVGYSFAGLVAGLAYAREPERFASLTLLSCPPLAGQSFRGVSRIGPFTGLASGRTGAALMVWGIRRNLVPVSPGRLRFVRERFALTRRESVSDIIAMMKHAPDLAAILRDAPLPKFVAVGEHDLWPTRLHAEFAEALRAGLAVYPAGHSPCETSPHQLCRDLVRLFATAGR; from the coding sequence ATGGACGAGCAGGCGACGGATCCCGCAGTTGCGGCCGACGCCGAGCTGCCCGATTTCGACTGGGCGACGCTGCCGGACGGCGTCACCGCGACGACCTTTGCCGCCCCGAGCGGGCCCCTCGCCATGATCAGCCACGGCGATCCGGCTGCGCCGCCGGTGTTGCTGGTGCCGGGCGCGACCGGGTCGAAGGAGGACTTCGTGCTCATGCTGCCGGTGCTGGCCGCGGCCGGCTACTTCGCGCTGAGCTTCGACCTCGCCGGGCAGTACGAGTCGGTCTTGGCCGGGCCAGAGAACCTCGACCCGCCCCGGGAGCACTACGACTACGAGCTGTTCGTCGATGATCTCCTGGCCGTGCTGGCGGATGTCGGCCGCCCGGCGCACATCGTCGGCTACTCCTTCGCCGGCCTCGTCGCCGGTCTGGCCTACGCGCGCGAGCCAGAGCGCTTCGCCAGCCTGACCCTGCTCAGCTGTCCGCCGCTGGCCGGGCAGAGCTTCCGCGGCGTCAGCCGGATCGGGCCGTTCACCGGGCTGGCCAGCGGGCGCACCGGGGCGGCCCTGATGGTGTGGGGAATCCGGCGCAACCTGGTGCCGGTGTCGCCCGGTCGGCTGCGGTTCGTGCGGGAGCGTTTCGCGCTCACCCGCCGAGAGTCAGTGAGCGACATCATCGCGATGATGAAGCACGCGCCCGACCTCGCCGCGATCCTGCGCGACGCGCCGCTGCCGAAGTTCGTGGCGGTCGGCGAGCACGACCTCTGGCCCACCCGGCTGCACGCCGAGTTCGCCGAGGCGCTGCGGGCCGGGCTCGCCGTCTACCCGGCCGGGCACAGCCCCTGCGAGACGTCGCCGCACCAGCTCTGCCGTGACCTGGTGCGGCTGTTCGCCACGGCGGGGCGCTAG
- the dacB gene encoding D-alanyl-D-alanine carboxypeptidase/D-alanyl-D-alanine endopeptidase, whose amino-acid sequence MPNSDEPRPAPTPTPGNGTARTSGAFIARLRRHPRATLITAGALALVLFGGIAVAAGSAVGAPATASVAVKTPIPTPTPTQTGRPAPAAAPAASIVRMCSVAELAADSRLGSFQAQVRNAATGEVLYDRGGDTASRAASVMKVLTSAAALSVLGPDYRATTTVVAGSEPGSVVLVGGGDITLSRTPSGDESAYAGAAHLDELAAQVQAAWDANPANPPLTKLVLDSSMFGGAEWQPSWDSKELWDGYMPPITALQVDGDRDNPYNNTSSRSEDPIGRAGEAFADELGGVSIERGTAPAGAATLGSVQSQPVSTLIQQSLIVSDNAIAEMLGRLVAVESGSGNSFESIQAGMLTGLADYGIDTTGIVAVDGSGLSDDNAIPPSYLTQLFMKINAREGNLGVIFDGLPVAGQSGSLSYSDRFTGDSAIADGSVFAKTGWIDTGYTLSGVIHAADGTPLTFAIYALDDVDDSAKTAIDALTAGFYSCGNTLSNL is encoded by the coding sequence ATGCCGAATTCCGACGAGCCACGCCCTGCCCCGACCCCCACGCCGGGGAACGGCACCGCGCGCACGTCCGGAGCCTTCATCGCCCGCCTGCGCAGGCATCCGCGCGCCACGCTGATCACGGCGGGCGCGCTGGCCCTCGTGCTGTTCGGGGGCATCGCCGTCGCGGCCGGCAGCGCCGTCGGCGCCCCGGCAACCGCATCCGTCGCCGTGAAGACCCCGATCCCGACGCCCACCCCCACGCAGACCGGCCGGCCGGCACCCGCCGCTGCGCCCGCCGCGAGCATCGTGCGCATGTGCTCCGTCGCCGAGCTCGCCGCCGACTCCCGCCTCGGCAGCTTCCAGGCCCAGGTGCGCAATGCCGCCACCGGAGAGGTGCTCTACGACCGCGGCGGCGACACCGCCTCACGCGCGGCCAGCGTCATGAAGGTGCTCACCTCCGCCGCGGCCCTCTCTGTGCTCGGCCCCGACTATCGCGCGACGACGACCGTCGTTGCCGGCAGCGAGCCGGGCTCCGTCGTGCTCGTCGGCGGCGGCGACATCACGCTCAGCCGCACCCCGAGCGGCGACGAGTCCGCCTACGCGGGTGCCGCGCACCTCGACGAGCTCGCCGCGCAGGTGCAAGCGGCCTGGGACGCGAACCCGGCCAACCCGCCGCTGACGAAGCTCGTGCTGGACTCCTCGATGTTCGGCGGCGCCGAGTGGCAGCCCAGCTGGGACAGCAAGGAACTCTGGGACGGCTACATGCCGCCGATCACGGCGCTGCAGGTCGACGGCGACCGCGACAACCCCTACAACAACACCTCCAGCCGCAGCGAGGACCCGATCGGGCGGGCCGGCGAGGCCTTCGCCGACGAGCTCGGTGGCGTCAGCATCGAGCGCGGAACCGCCCCGGCCGGCGCCGCCACGCTCGGCTCCGTGCAGTCGCAGCCCGTCTCGACGCTGATCCAGCAGTCGCTCATCGTCTCGGACAACGCCATCGCCGAGATGCTCGGCCGCCTGGTGGCGGTCGAGTCCGGGTCCGGCAACAGCTTCGAGTCGATCCAGGCCGGCATGCTCACCGGCCTCGCCGACTACGGCATCGACACCACGGGCATCGTCGCCGTCGACGGCTCCGGCCTGAGCGACGACAACGCCATCCCGCCGAGCTACCTCACCCAGCTGTTCATGAAGATCAACGCCCGCGAGGGCAACCTCGGCGTGATCTTCGACGGCCTCCCGGTCGCCGGGCAGAGCGGCTCGCTCTCCTACAGCGACCGGTTCACAGGGGACAGCGCGATCGCCGACGGCTCCGTGTTCGCCAAGACCGGTTGGATCGACACCGGCTACACGCTGTCCGGCGTCATCCACGCCGCCGACGGCACCCCGCTCACCTTCGCCATCTACGCACTGGATGACGTGGACGACAGCGCCAAAACCGCCATCGACGCGCTCACGGCCGGCTTCTACAGCTGCGGTAACACGCTCTCAAACCTGTGA
- a CDS encoding Gfo/Idh/MocA family protein: MTTTTTSLRWGILATGGIAHAVTSDLVANGITVQAVGSRRAESAAQFAAEFGIPNVHDSYEALVADPEVDVIYVATPHPFHAEHASLALNAGKHVLVEKPFALNAAQARQVADLAEAKGLVVLEAMWTRFLPHMQRIREILDAGTIGEVRTLIADHTQQLSEDPAHRMNDLKLGGGALLDLGIYPISFASALFGAPESIQATATFKATGADAQIATTFSYANGAIAAALSASDVQGPNRATIIGTAGRIDIDGVWYTQTSFRVVDAAGTVLEEYTSPVNGGGKHYQAVALEELVARGERIDARIPLEESVQIMQTLDDVRAAIGLKYPGE; encoded by the coding sequence GTGACTACAACGACGACATCACTGCGCTGGGGAATTCTTGCAACCGGGGGCATCGCTCACGCGGTGACGTCCGACTTGGTTGCGAACGGAATCACGGTGCAGGCCGTCGGGTCGAGGCGTGCAGAGAGCGCGGCCCAGTTCGCCGCCGAGTTCGGCATCCCGAATGTGCACGACAGCTATGAGGCCCTGGTCGCCGACCCGGAGGTCGACGTCATCTACGTCGCAACGCCGCACCCGTTCCACGCCGAGCACGCCAGTCTGGCTTTGAATGCCGGCAAGCACGTGCTCGTCGAGAAGCCGTTCGCTCTCAACGCCGCGCAGGCCCGCCAGGTCGCCGATCTAGCCGAGGCGAAGGGCCTGGTCGTGCTCGAGGCCATGTGGACGCGCTTCCTGCCGCACATGCAGCGGATCCGCGAGATCCTCGACGCCGGCACCATCGGCGAGGTGCGCACCCTCATTGCCGACCACACCCAGCAGCTCTCGGAGGACCCGGCCCACCGGATGAATGACCTGAAGCTCGGCGGCGGCGCGCTGCTCGACCTCGGCATCTACCCGATCTCCTTCGCCTCCGCGCTGTTCGGAGCCCCGGAGAGCATCCAGGCCACGGCGACTTTCAAGGCGACGGGCGCAGACGCGCAGATCGCCACCACGTTCAGCTACGCCAACGGTGCCATCGCAGCCGCGCTCTCCGCCAGCGATGTGCAGGGTCCGAACCGCGCCACCATCATCGGCACAGCCGGCCGCATCGACATCGACGGCGTCTGGTACACCCAGACCAGCTTCCGGGTTGTGGATGCCGCAGGCACCGTGCTCGAGGAGTACACCTCCCCGGTCAACGGCGGCGGCAAGCACTACCAGGCCGTCGCGCTCGAGGAGCTCGTCGCTCGCGGCGAGCGGATCGACGCGCGCATCCCGCTGGAGGAGAGCGTGCAGATCATGCAGACGCTCGACGATGTCCGTGCCGCGATCGGGCTGAAGTACCCGGGCGAATAG
- a CDS encoding glycosyltransferase family 2 protein, whose amino-acid sequence MGTDRGPLPAQRPATTIAVVIPSRNDARFLAICLAHLAAQTRPADEIIVVDNASSDDTAAVCDAAGVRRIYWPIRGVGGASAAGFDAASSGILARLDADSRPAPDWLARVEAAFGEPAGIALVTGPGEFYGGSRLVHWLGQVLYLGGYLHVVGAMLGHPPVFGSNFAMTADVWARIGPDVARDEPRIHDDLDVSYLVRPDMAVRYDPELRMPVSARPFASWSALGLRLSKAWTTLAHEFRREAPWRRHHARTRWARAHRP is encoded by the coding sequence CTCTGCCCGCGCAGCGGCCCGCGACCACGATCGCGGTCGTCATTCCCTCGCGCAACGACGCCCGCTTCCTCGCCATCTGCCTGGCCCACCTGGCGGCGCAGACCCGGCCGGCCGACGAGATCATCGTGGTCGACAACGCAAGCAGCGACGACACCGCTGCGGTCTGCGATGCGGCCGGCGTTCGACGGATCTACTGGCCGATCCGCGGCGTCGGCGGCGCCTCGGCGGCCGGGTTCGACGCCGCCAGCAGCGGCATCCTGGCCCGGCTGGACGCTGACTCGCGCCCCGCGCCGGACTGGTTGGCCCGGGTCGAGGCGGCCTTCGGCGAACCGGCTGGGATCGCACTCGTCACCGGCCCCGGGGAGTTCTACGGCGGGAGTCGGCTGGTGCACTGGTTGGGGCAGGTTCTCTACCTGGGCGGCTACCTCCACGTGGTCGGGGCGATGCTCGGCCACCCGCCGGTGTTCGGTTCGAACTTCGCCATGACGGCCGACGTGTGGGCGCGGATCGGCCCGGACGTCGCCCGTGACGAGCCGCGCATCCACGACGATTTGGACGTCTCGTACCTGGTGCGGCCAGACATGGCAGTCAGATACGACCCCGAGCTGCGGATGCCGGTCTCTGCCCGCCCGTTCGCATCGTGGAGCGCGCTCGGGCTGCGGTTGAGTAAGGCGTGGACGACGCTGGCGCACGAGTTCCGCCGGGAGGCGCCGTGGCGCCGGCACCACGCGCGCACCCGCTGGGCGCGCGCCCACCGGCCGTAG
- a CDS encoding alpha/beta hydrolase, whose translation MKAQGQGQAGTTAAEAAERRARGALRRVPVWAWRLLMRAVSPGERRRFNAEPVSGVSYWFNIDFVGDGIRAHRLDVMAPASTGAAVDPLPIYVYFHGGGWTSGDKASLTKYCARQAADGVVVVNVNYRMAPSFHLGHVLEDANAALAWVGANIADFNGDRERCVLGGDSAGGQISALMAAATFRPELAEHYSLRPSLRLAQLRGLVQHCSIVDFSVFFEKGFVMSLNFIRMLLPHGRDEAGAAQGHRLREAARFMSPIEWLDSRCPPVFITTSERDFFYRSNMNLIARLKEHGVPVDALVYGWGSANTEHTWQQNFRYPESQEVYRRLSSFITTVTA comes from the coding sequence GTGAAAGCGCAGGGGCAGGGGCAGGCCGGTACGACGGCCGCGGAGGCCGCGGAACGCCGCGCTCGCGGCGCACTGCGCCGCGTGCCCGTCTGGGCTTGGCGGCTGCTGATGCGCGCCGTCAGCCCGGGCGAACGCCGCCGCTTCAACGCCGAGCCGGTCAGCGGTGTCAGCTACTGGTTCAACATCGACTTCGTCGGCGACGGCATCCGTGCGCACCGGCTCGATGTGATGGCCCCGGCGAGCACCGGCGCGGCCGTGGACCCGCTGCCCATCTACGTGTACTTCCACGGTGGCGGCTGGACCTCGGGCGACAAGGCATCGCTGACGAAGTACTGCGCCAGGCAGGCGGCCGACGGGGTCGTCGTGGTCAACGTCAACTATCGGATGGCGCCGAGCTTCCACCTGGGCCACGTGCTCGAGGATGCGAATGCGGCGCTCGCCTGGGTGGGTGCCAACATCGCCGATTTCAACGGCGACCGGGAGCGCTGCGTGTTGGGCGGCGACTCAGCCGGCGGCCAAATCTCGGCGCTGATGGCCGCCGCCACGTTCCGCCCCGAGCTCGCGGAGCACTACTCCCTGCGCCCGTCCCTGCGCCTGGCCCAGTTGCGCGGCCTCGTGCAGCATTGCAGCATCGTCGACTTCTCGGTGTTCTTCGAGAAGGGCTTTGTGATGAGCCTGAACTTCATCCGGATGCTGCTGCCGCACGGCCGCGACGAGGCTGGAGCCGCCCAAGGGCACCGGCTGCGCGAGGCCGCCCGGTTCATGTCGCCGATCGAGTGGCTGGATTCGCGCTGCCCACCGGTGTTCATCACCACCTCGGAGCGCGACTTCTTCTACCGCTCCAACATGAACCTGATCGCGCGGCTGAAGGAGCACGGGGTTCCCGTCGATGCGCTCGTCTACGGCTGGGGCAGTGCGAACACCGAGCACACCTGGCAGCAGAACTTTCGTTATCCGGAGTCCCAGGAGGTTTATCGCCGCCTAAGCTCCTTCATAACGACGGTGACGGCTTAG